A genomic segment from Hippoglossus stenolepis isolate QCI-W04-F060 chromosome 3, HSTE1.2, whole genome shotgun sequence encodes:
- the ilrun gene encoding protein ILRUN, with product MEGTDMDVDAELMQKFSCMGTTDKDVLISEFQRLLGFQLNPAGCAFFLDMTNWNLQAAIGAYYDFESPNVNTPSMSFVEDVTIGEGESVPPDTPFTKTWRIQNTGAEAWPPGVCLKYIGGDQFGHVNTVMVKSLDPQEISDVSVQMRSPTTPGMYQGQWRMCTATGLFYGDVIWVILSVEVGGLLGVTQQLSSFETEFNTQPQRNVQGDFNPFASPQKNKHDATDNSFREPGGVWERTPEPIQQDQNGLSHNAVNRASNGLQTNLSVVTYGQGIHGPFPFGQS from the exons ATGGAGGGCACCGACATGGACGTGGACGCGGAGCTCATGCAGAAGTTCAGCTGCATGGGCACCACGGACAAGGACGTCCTCATCTCGGAGTTCCAGAGGCTGCTGGGCTTCCAGCTCAACCCCGCCGGCTGCGCCTTCTTCCTGGACATGACGAACTG GAACCTTCAGGCGGCTATCGGTGCATATTATGACTTTGAAAGTCCCAATGTGAACACACCATCCATGTCCTTTGTCGAAGATGTGACAATTGGAGAAGGAGAGTCCGTTCCTCCAGATACACCGTTCACAAAGACCTGGAGGATACAGAACACAG gtgCAGAGGCGTGGCCGCCTGGGGTTTGTCTCAAGTACATTGGTGGGGATCAGTTTGGGCACGTAAACACAGTTATGGTGAAGTCTCTAGACCCCCAGGAAATATCAGATGTTAGTGTGCAGATGCGAAGTCCCACAACTCCTGGCATGTACCAGGGTCAGTGGAGGATGTGTACAGCCACTGGGTTATTCTATGGAG ATGTAATCTGGGTGATCCTTAGCGTAGAAGTTGGAGGTCTCCTTGGCGTCACCCAGCAGCTGTCCTCCTTTGAGACAGAGTTCAACACCCAACCCCAACGGAACGTGCAGGGAGACTTCAACCCCTTCGCCTCGCCGCAGAAGAACAAGCACGACGCCACCGACAACAGTTTCAGAGAACCCGGTGGGGTGTGGGAACGCACACCGGAGCCAATCCAGCAAGATCAAAACGGACTGTCTCATAATGCTGTAAATAGGGCCTCAAATGGACTCCAAACCAATCTTTCTGTTGTGACTTATGGTCAG GGTATTCACGGACCCTTTCCCTTTGGACAGAGCTAG
- the LOC118102034 gene encoding SAM pointed domain-containing Ets transcription factor isoform X2, which translates to MSNSVGSLPDGTVYGPRIGMTEDSLAILERNRGSGDPWDLGETKPNVEALERGLQGLYPSCFDMLLTEDATWLVKVSEASPMAPAPLTHLEPQEEPEQCPVIDSQEQGLSPGLEGQEEERSLEQVQSMVVGEVLKDIETACKLLNITPDPIEWHTGNVQKWLLWTEHLYRLPHAGKSFQELTGKDLCAMSEEEFRQRSPQCGDTLHAHLDIWKSAAWMKERCSAGETKTTGVEELWSEADSSCSGQPIHLWQFLRELLLKPHSYGRCIRWLNKEKGIFKIEDSAHVARLWGLRKNRPAMNYDKLSRSIRQYYKKGIIRKPDVSQRLVYQFVHQV; encoded by the exons ATGTCAAACTCAGTGGGAAGTTTACCAGATGGGACAGTGTACGGGCCCCGGATTGGGATGACGGAGGACTCCCTCGCCATTCTGGAGAGAAACAGGGGCTCCGGGGACCCCTGGGACCTGGGGGAGACCAAACCGAACGTGGAGGCCCTGGAGCGTGGCCTGCAGGGCCTCTATCCCTCGTGCTTCGACATGCTTCTCACCGAAGATGCAACGTGGCTGGTGAAGGTTTCAGAGGCCTCCCCGATGGCGCCCGCACCACTGACCCATCTGGAGCCACAGGAGGAACCGGAGCAGTGCCCCGTCATCGACAGCCAGGAACAGGGCCTCTCTCCCGGGCTGGAGGGCCAGGAGGAGGAGCGGTCTCTGGAGCAGGTGCAGAGCATGGTGGTGGGAGAAGTGCTGAAGGACATCGAAACGGCCTGCAAGCTGCTCAACATCACCCCAG acCCCATAGAGTGGCACACGGGGAATGTGCAGAAGTGGCTGCTGTGGACCGAACATCTGTACAGGCTGCCCCACGCGGGGAAGTCCTTCCAGGAGCTGACGGGAAAGGACCTCTGTGCCATGAGCGAGGAGGAGTTTCGCCAGCGTTCGCCGCAGTGTGGGGACACGCTGCACGCACACCTGGACATATGGAAGTCAG CCGCCTGGATGAAAGAGAGATGTTCAGCTGGAGAAACCAAAACTACAG GCGTCGAGGAGCTTTGGTCTGAGGCAGATTCGTCCTGTTCCGGTCAGCCCATTCATCTGTGGCAGTTCCTCAGGGAGCTGCTGCTCAAACCTCACAGCTACGGACGCTGCATCCGCTGGCTCAATAAAGAAAAAG GTATTTTTAAGATCGAAGACTCGGCTCACGTTGCGCGGCTGTGGGGACTCAGGAAGAATCGACCGGCCATGAACTATGACAAGCTGAGCCGCTCCATACGTCAGTACTACAAGAAGGGCATCATCCGCAAGCCCGACGTGTCCCAGAGACTGGTGTACCAGTTTGTTCACCAGGTGTGA
- the LOC118102034 gene encoding SAM pointed domain-containing Ets transcription factor isoform X1 — MSNSVGSLPDGTVYGPRIGMTEDSLAILERNRGSGDPWDLGETKPNVEALERGLQGLYPSCFDMLLTEDATWLVKVSEASPMAPAPLTHLEPQEEPEQCPVIDSQEQGLSPGLEGQEEERSLEQVQSMVVGEVLKDIETACKLLNITPDPIEWHTGNVQKWLLWTEHLYRLPHAGKSFQELTGKDLCAMSEEEFRQRSPQCGDTLHAHLDIWKSGTAWMKERCSAGETKTTGVEELWSEADSSCSGQPIHLWQFLRELLLKPHSYGRCIRWLNKEKGIFKIEDSAHVARLWGLRKNRPAMNYDKLSRSIRQYYKKGIIRKPDVSQRLVYQFVHQV; from the exons ATGTCAAACTCAGTGGGAAGTTTACCAGATGGGACAGTGTACGGGCCCCGGATTGGGATGACGGAGGACTCCCTCGCCATTCTGGAGAGAAACAGGGGCTCCGGGGACCCCTGGGACCTGGGGGAGACCAAACCGAACGTGGAGGCCCTGGAGCGTGGCCTGCAGGGCCTCTATCCCTCGTGCTTCGACATGCTTCTCACCGAAGATGCAACGTGGCTGGTGAAGGTTTCAGAGGCCTCCCCGATGGCGCCCGCACCACTGACCCATCTGGAGCCACAGGAGGAACCGGAGCAGTGCCCCGTCATCGACAGCCAGGAACAGGGCCTCTCTCCCGGGCTGGAGGGCCAGGAGGAGGAGCGGTCTCTGGAGCAGGTGCAGAGCATGGTGGTGGGAGAAGTGCTGAAGGACATCGAAACGGCCTGCAAGCTGCTCAACATCACCCCAG acCCCATAGAGTGGCACACGGGGAATGTGCAGAAGTGGCTGCTGTGGACCGAACATCTGTACAGGCTGCCCCACGCGGGGAAGTCCTTCCAGGAGCTGACGGGAAAGGACCTCTGTGCCATGAGCGAGGAGGAGTTTCGCCAGCGTTCGCCGCAGTGTGGGGACACGCTGCACGCACACCTGGACATATGGAAGTCAGGTA CCGCCTGGATGAAAGAGAGATGTTCAGCTGGAGAAACCAAAACTACAG GCGTCGAGGAGCTTTGGTCTGAGGCAGATTCGTCCTGTTCCGGTCAGCCCATTCATCTGTGGCAGTTCCTCAGGGAGCTGCTGCTCAAACCTCACAGCTACGGACGCTGCATCCGCTGGCTCAATAAAGAAAAAG GTATTTTTAAGATCGAAGACTCGGCTCACGTTGCGCGGCTGTGGGGACTCAGGAAGAATCGACCGGCCATGAACTATGACAAGCTGAGCCGCTCCATACGTCAGTACTACAAGAAGGGCATCATCCGCAAGCCCGACGTGTCCCAGAGACTGGTGTACCAGTTTGTTCACCAGGTGTGA